The following coding sequences lie in one Flavobacterium sediminis genomic window:
- a CDS encoding antitoxin Xre/MbcA/ParS toxin-binding domain-containing protein, with translation MLEKYYRGDDSWKEFLDVFPKYSDLENDKFFKLLFSDLEMKKDLSIVIFELIGGEDSIDWIHQNNPALGNLKPIECINDDKLLMRLKTLLMRL, from the coding sequence ATGTTAGAAAAATATTACAGAGGAGATGATTCTTGGAAAGAATTTTTAGATGTATTCCCGAAATATTCCGATTTAGAAAACGACAAATTTTTTAAATTGTTATTTAGTGATTTAGAAATGAAAAAAGATTTATCTATTGTTATTTTTGAGCTAATTGGAGGAGAAGATAGTATAGATTGGATTCATCAGAATAATCCAGCCCTTGGTAACTTAAAACCAATAGAATGTATTAACGATGATAAACTTTTAATGAGGTTGAAAACGTTATTAATGAGATTATAA